The Anabas testudineus chromosome 5, fAnaTes1.2, whole genome shotgun sequence region ATATTCTGCTTCTGAAGCTTTGTGCATGGCATGTGCTTCACGCTTGCTCTGTttcacacacgtacacacacaaaggcatCCTGTTTGTCACCTCAGCTTTGCACCTGAGGGAGAGTGGAGCACGCTATCGCCTTTCACCCTCACAGATGGAATGACACCTTGGGGATGGTACACTGTATAGAGGCTATGAGTTACAAACCAAACACCCCCTCTGTGTGTGGGAACTCAGAATGGAAAAACTACCTGCTGGGAATCTAAATGAGAGTGACATCTGGGAGGATGGGAAATGTTAGGAAAGGATAGGAAGGACACTATGATCTGAATATGAGCAGCACTGATTTAGTAGctttcatatttaaaaagattGTTCTCTGTTGCCTTTTTGTCCGCTTGAGAGTTAGTATATgaagtatacagtacatacgtGTACAATAAATACACTGCTGCTCTTACTGTCACGTTAATTTAACAGGATTTCtgacaaaaaaaaggtttttcctTGTTCAAGAGTAAATGCTCTCTTTGCTATGTcttagttgatactttgtccaACCCTCTCTAACACCATTGGGTGCATCAAACAACGTGTCTGGAGATTATATGCTATCATTTCTCTGGCTTGTTGGGTTTCGGCGCTGTTAAGCTTCACTTTGTCTCCACCACTGGACAAAAGGCTGAATCTGTGAGAACAAAGCCCTTAGAAAGAAAGATGCAATGAAAGACGaaagctgtatttttttgttgttgttgttttttttttcctgtactAGGTCAGACTCTTTGCTTTctatgtgtgagagagatacTTAGATATTTGGCACACAATGGCCGGGAAGGGGTAGAGTTACATTATAAAACAGGGCCGAGAGTTTccatgttttactgtatgttccGGTATGAGagcagtgtgtgagagtgtgtgtgccaAAGTGTGGATGCAGGACTTTGACTGTTTTCTTACTTGAATCTTGATAAGGTGAGAGAAGGACTTTAGTTAgattatgtattatttttgaTGCGCTGCCATGAATTCATAGCACCAGTTGGTTGGGTGATGGGGGACTTTTTGTGTatgagtaaaaaataaaagccaggcACTTTTTTTCTAATTCAGTCAAAGTCTTTTCTCTCATTCCACTAACagaaaagtgacattttgcCAATGTGTACCTTTTTTAGTAGCCACTAAGATGAACTTGATTCCATCCTGTCACCTCTTATTGCTTCGTCTTCTTGTTATAAACTTAACAGGTGAGGAACAATGGCATCTGAGAATAcattcacacagtgtgtttttaactttCAGACCTTTCATCACACAGGATTAACTTTAAAAGCTATAAGCTAATATTATTTTACTGAACAGAGCAATATTGCATTTATGAATAAAGTACAATTTATAACTGTCTGTGCATCTAACCCCCTGCTTTGTTTTAAGGTGTATACGGGGCGAGAATCATCGGGGGTGCAGAGGTTTACCCCTACTCCATCAAGTATCAAGCTTCCATCTTGTACTTGGGCAGCCACTTTTGCGGAGGCACCCTTGTACATCCGCAGTGGGTGGCGTCTGCTTCCCACTGCTGGAGACCGTAAGTTACTGCAGTTAATAATCAGCAACAGCTTCTGTGTGACTTTGAAGAAAAGGGTGAATTTTCTGATCACTAGTTGATGAAGAAGCATTTTATAAATCTCGCCCGCTGCCTTTGCTTGCCTTCTTCTCACGCTCTTGTAGCAATTACCTGATCCAGGTGGTCCTGAGTGAACACAACATCAACAAGGTGGAGGGCTTTGAGCAGGTGTTCAATGTCTCTGTAATCATAAGGCACTACCAGTTCCAGTCCTGGACCTTTGACAATGACATCATGCTGCTTAAAGTAAGACAAagagttttatgttttaatgcagATTATGATTTTATACAAACACTTTTAATTTGGTGTGTATTTAAACTGATTAAGGATTCCAGACATTGAAGAGTCAGTGACCTGAAACTCAAACCAGGGgtaaatgaaagtgaaaataagattaaaataaGCATTAGAATGAATGTAAACTGTGTTGGTTATACCATATTTACATTACTAATGTAGCATGCTACCTCATATCATGTCAACTAACTGACCGATATACTCTCTCTGGGTCAGTTGGACCGTCCAGCTACGATCAACGACAGGGTTGGGCCAGTCTCTTTACCAGACCCCAATGCGCCCCCCTTGGCTGACCTTGCCCGGTGCACAGTCAGTGGATGGGGTGTGACCTCGCTTACCAGCTACAGCCTGTCACCTGTACTAAGGTCTGTGGATGTGGACATCTTCTCCAACTGctggtactactactacttcaagATCACAGATAACATGATCTGTGCAGGCTCGCTGTTTGGTGGGAAAGACTCTTGTCAGGTGAGCTGCAACATCCAATGTAATATTTTAAGGCACAAATTAAAGGTGATATTGATCAAGTGCTGCTATGATGGGATGTCACATTAGGGTAGAGGTTGCCTCAGATCTACACTCAATAGAAACTGTGATAATTCtgttatatttattgttattattattgttgttgttgtatttgaaatttagatttttcatcTCAAGCCCAAATTCTACTTTAAAATATATCACACTTCCCAAATGAAACCtctaaaaacactgaactgttgatttTTCCATCCTCAGGGAGACTCAGGAGGACCTCTTGTCTGTAATGGTAAATTTGAAGGCATTGTATCTTGGGGCATTGGTTGTGCTTATGCTTACTACCCTGGTGTCTACACCAGAGTCAGAAACTACGTTGGATGGATGAGCTGGGTCATCCAGAACAGCTAATCACACTCTTAGTAATAAGCTCACCTAAGACTAGTGTGAGGTACGGGTCTTAATGGACCCCAAAGACCACAATGGATATTTGTGTTGTCTTGCATGCAGTACAgtgctttaaaataaacatcaaagtacttgctttgaaaaaaaacaaaacaacgcAAAACAAACATCCCATTAACATGTAATGGTCATCAAAGCACACATAggtaaaaatacacacttttCCACCTACCTTTTGAATATCACCTGAGAAGGAAGACTTGGGttgttagaaaaaaataaacctcTTACCTCTAACGTCTTACGTATATGCAACTAAATGCACTTTGTATTTTATAGGtatgttactgtttttgttttgtaatgttttccATAAATGATGTACAACCATCTAACAGATTTGGGACCAAATCCTTTTCAGGGATCATGTTGGTCTTTGAAACCTCAGTATCTCCGCAGACTCAGAGCTGgacttaaaaataaagtttcataTGTTCACAAAATGTCTCATCCGTTTTTGATAAACTAGCAAAAACAAACTTGAAGAAAGTTTGGTCACAGGCCATTTTAGTCAGAGAGGTGATAGCCCCGCCTTTGACAGGCCCCGCCTTTAACATCAGCATCATGACTGCACAACAACATGATGCTGATGTTACATGGCAACAAAGCCACCTCCCGTTGCCACGACAGAAAGTTGGCATCATACAGAGTGACTGGGTGTGACTGCACCCTCTTCCCCTTCCCTCAGTCTCATACTCATTTAAAGCTGTGTTAAAATAGACTCGTTCACTGAACCCCAACAgcataaaagaaacaacaacaatctaaCAACAACTAAAGTGCAAGAATGAGTCAAGTCAAAGCGAAAGAGACTGAAGATCATGGCTCCAAAAACTTGCCCCAGGAAATAGTTAAGCTGATCTCCCAGGCTCAAGAGGCAAAGAAGCAAGCCTACTGCCCTTACAGCAACTT contains the following coding sequences:
- the LOC113154519 gene encoding trypsin-like, with product MNLIPSCHLLLLRLLVINLTGVYGARIIGGAEVYPYSIKYQASILYLGSHFCGGTLVHPQWVASASHCWRPNYLIQVVLSEHNINKVEGFEQVFNVSVIIRHYQFQSWTFDNDIMLLKLDRPATINDRVGPVSLPDPNAPPLADLARCTVSGWGVTSLTSYSLSPVLRSVDVDIFSNCWYYYYFKITDNMICAGSLFGGKDSCQGDSGGPLVCNGKFEGIVSWGIGCAYAYYPGVYTRVRNYVGWMSWVIQNS